One window from the genome of Amblyraja radiata isolate CabotCenter1 unplaced genomic scaffold, sAmbRad1.1.pri S91, whole genome shotgun sequence encodes:
- the LOC116969636 gene encoding sialoadhesin-like: MVQTNLYANIYGRYNAPRSVLLTLSPFTLSPGVSYLSLRCTVGSSNPPVTSYRWHQTRSGLSQTTETQTSTNKINIDQLTKDTDYWCEAVNSVGPTTSEKTKLPVYGGYGWVVWTPVSVRARVGSCVTIPCRFRVPRNTRGPWTGIWLKDHNYSGTRVYSTSGDSGADYIRQVRFLGSMEDQNCSLKIQNLGSSDSGKYFFRLEGSDKWSDPIGVNLLVSGEPETPEIGDPGQMVEGRPVSLTCSLHSYCADDVPLFLWQPHPLRPAVTRIVYQDQHWIHSSEVEFMPRSDQRQRVVSCKATFAPRTSSVRTTRSLDVKYPPRNVTVSLRVNGLIDRSLSEGDRVLLSCSSSSTDPPVQSYTWYRNEAEIHRTSSHDLWFPSISYADFGKYMCQATNAVGSIRSEEVTVTGMREYPA, from the exons atGGTACAAACCAATTTGTACGCCAATATATACGGCCGTTACA ATGCCCCCAGATCTGTTCTCCTGACCCTCTCTCCCTTCACGTTATCTCCTGGAGTGAGTTATCTATCCCTCAGATGTACAGTGGGGTCTAGTAATCCTCCAGTTACAAGTTACAGGTGGCACCAGACTAGGTCTGGATTATCCCAGACGACTGAAACACAGACGTCTACAAACAAGATCAACATCGACCAACTAACTAAAGACACAGACTACTGGTGTGAAGCCGTCAATTCAGTTGGACCAACGACCTCCGAGAAAACCAAGCTGCCCGTTTACG GGGGCTACGGCTGGGTGGTGTGGACCCCCGTCTCTGTCCGAGCCCGTGTCGGGAGTTGCGTGACCATCCCGTGTCGCTTCCGTGTGCCCAGGAACACGCGTGGTCCCTGGACTGGCATTTGGCTGAAAGACCACAACTACAGCGGCACACGCGTGTACTCCACCTCAGGCGACAGTGGGGCCGATTATATACGACAGGTGCGCTTTCTGGGTAGCATGGAAGATCAAAACTGTTCATTGAAGATCCAGAACCTAGGATCGTCGGATAGTGGGAAATATTTCTTCCGCCTTGAAGGCTCAGATAAATGGTCGGATCCCATCGGCGTAAATCTCCTAGTGTCAG GAGAGCCGGAAACACCGGAGATTGGCGACCCAGGACAGATGGTGGAGGGGAGGCCGGTGTCTCTGACCTGCTCCCTGCACAGTTACTGCGCGGACGACGTTCCtctcttcctctggcagccccATCCCCTCCGCCCTGCCGTGACCCGCATCGTTTACCAGGACCAGCACTGGATCCACTCCAGCGAGGTGGAATTCATGCCCAGGTCCGATCAAAGACAGCGCGTGGTTTCGTGCAAGGCCACATTTGCTCCCAGGACCTCTTCCGTCCGAACAACGAGATCGCTGGACGTCAAGT ACCCACCCCGAAACGTCACGGTCTCGCTGAGAGTAAACGGGTTGATCGACCGCAGCTTGAGTGAAGGGGACAGAGTTCTTCTCAGCTGTAGTTCATCCTCAACGGATCCACCAGTCCAGAGCTACACCTGGTACAGAAACGAAGCGGAAATCCACAGAACAAGCAGTCACGATCTCTGGTTTCCATCCATATCCTACGCGGATTTCGGGAAGTACATGTGCCAAGCCACCAACGCAGTGGGAAGCATCCGATCTGAGGAAGTCACAGTGACCGGCATGCGTGAGTATCCCGCATAG